A portion of the Lysinibacillus timonensis genome contains these proteins:
- a CDS encoding topoisomerase — translation MMKKAIISGIVFCSILLVGCNATEVLESEQEVVVSQETLFSELQNEIIVSITEQTELESESLAIMLSGGTDEFTVSVGFPKDANIDGTLIQQIVEDSIKNVSETETTSEEKIKMKIKIEKY, via the coding sequence ATGATGAAAAAGGCCATAATTTCAGGAATTGTATTTTGTTCAATCTTGTTAGTTGGATGTAATGCAACCGAGGTATTAGAAAGCGAGCAGGAAGTAGTAGTTTCTCAGGAAACTTTATTTTCTGAATTACAAAATGAAATAATAGTATCTATTACAGAGCAAACGGAACTTGAAAGTGAATCACTAGCAATAATGTTAAGTGGTGGTACTGATGAATTTACAGTTTCAGTAGGTTTCCCGAAGGATGCAAATATTGATGGTACATTAATTCAACAAATAGTTGAAGATTCTATTAAAAATGTTTCTGAAACAGAAACAACTAGCGAAGAAAAAATAAAAATGAAAATAAAGATCGAGAAATACTAA